The region ATCACTAGtttcacagatgaaaaaataaatcctagaTCTGGGAAACAAtctcagtgaaaggaaaagatctTAAGCAAAACTAAATTCTGTAAAAGACACATTAAAAGTTGAATAGAGATAATACACAAAAATCTTcaataaaatttttttaaccAAGAAGGATTCAAACTATTACCGAAGTATCATCCCTAACACTGTCTAAAGGACTAGAATATAAATAGGATAAAGATGAAATCAAAGACTTTCTGTATAATTATTGGATTTGAATTTGCAGAAGTAATAGACTTATTtcacaaaaaggaagaagacaggggaagcaaagagaaacagTACTTTATATACTAGAAAACTTAATgagataccaaaaaaaaaaatcagtgacatAGTTATAGTTGTAATAGAGTTGAAAAATACCAATATTAGTTATAGGTATGTTGTCTGGTAGACATTTATTTGATTTGGTAGCATGCTTGGTCTTTGAAAACAATCAGATTGAAAGTCAATACACATTCCACTTTCTTAGTAGAGATTAAGAGATGTGTGTGTGATGCGTGAGCATTATGTGGTTCAGCTGTGATTGTTGTAAATGGTctactttctgaaaatgataGGAATTATTTTAGCCCAGTGAAGTCAGTACGTTTTACCTCCGACTTCAGTGAGGCTTTGGCTTCTGCCATATCTTACTGTCCTTAGTGGAGCTGCCGCTTGTGTCACAATTCTTGAGAAAGAGGCAGtaacagcacagaaagaaacagtGTACTACACCAACAGTAATGTTTCTGTTAGGTTCCAATACCATAACTAAAGAACACCTGTATTCTTTAAGAACCTGCTACAAAATCTATGGAGTTAAAAGTTTACCTTGACTTTAATAACCCTTGagaaagaataatttcaaacagaaaagaggagggagaagggggcaATAATACACAAATCTTtgcattctttccttttaaagcaaattcTTGTGGATTGAGGCCTCTTGGCCTAATATAAATGGGTCCACTCAAACCTACTGGGCCAGCTGAACAAGGAAGAAGTTTAGGGTATTAGTAATTTCTTGTAGTATGCTTACTGTAATGCTCTTTTATTACATTTGTTatgaaaacattattattaacttattcccttttctttctaagCTGCTGGCAGAATTACACAAGAATGATAGCTAAAACTAGCATAATACTTTTAAAgatcaaataaaaacatgttaCCCTAACATTTCTTTTGATGATCTCTCTGTCCATTAGCATCCTGCCTTCTGACAATTCAATTCCTGCGAGGGGAATGAGGACTTCTCCAATGACATCATCTCTGGAAAACCTGTCAAAGCTCAAGATCATAAAGTGAAGTGTTAAGTCTTGGATTTGGCTATAGGGGATCCCGTAAAATGTGAAGGTCTCATCAAAAGCTGGATCTAAGGTTTTTCTCAGCACTCTGGTTTTCACCTTGTGCttcttctcaggcaggattGTCATTTTGATATAGGGATCAGAAGTCATTGACTGTTCATCCATTGCTGGCAGTCCACGTGCTTCTTTGATATTCACTACAAATGCCTTTTTCTCAAAGTTGTACtctaaggagaaaaagagagttcctagtttgtcttgtttttcttcagatgacAGGGATGTGGTGGATTTTAAACTATCAGGGGATAcagaatctttctttctttctgtaaagtGTTTTGGAGACAAGTTTTCAAGATCTGGAGAGCTCTGGATTTTCGGGGTTGTTTTGGGGAAGTTGCCATTTaaatctctcttctccaggtcAAGATGGAGGGAATTCTTTGGCATCACTgatttgttctttgtttcacttttCTCATCTGCTCCAAACTTCTTCTTGCTGTTGAGATTTTCGGGGTAAATGTCAACCCCCTTCAGAACATGAACAAATTTATATGGAGGGGTCTTATTGGATTTTGAAGATTTACGCTGGCAGCAGATCCACGCAAAAAGGGAGACAGAGAAGACAAGGCCAAATGCACTAAAGATCCCAACCACTGTAGGAATTTCATctgcaaattaaataaatagcaaCAAACACATAAGTAGCAGTGTCTTGGGCTCCATGTGatacttaataaaataataatttaatgaaaCGAACTGATATGAGATagtagcagcagcagggctgacAGACTGAAAATGCTTTGCATTGTACATATTGCTCGCCACCTGCAGGCATAAATGTGCAGTCCCCATGCTAGGGCACACTTATGTTAGTACTTTTCCATACACAGTGTGACTGGAAGGAAAATCCTATTCCTGTCCTAATAGTAATAAGCATTAGTAATTGCTCGAAAATCACTCATCGCTCTATGTGTAGTTTCTGACTTTATGTGGAACAATTTTGTCTGAGTGAGTAATGCCAGTTTCACCAGAAGGCTTCAGGTTTGAGTTTATGGATCTTTATTGGTTAGATAAAACAGATTCTGAAATACATATTACTTATAGATCCATCATCTACTTTTCACACTGCTTCCTAGAACACTTTGTACACACAATTAACTCATTTTTTATGGTCTGATTCTATAATTGCCTGGAGGTGTTTCTTGAAAGAATGGAGTTTAAGAGGAGGTTATAGCACTCAACAGTTTCAGTGGGATTTTCAATACTTTGCAGGAGGATGCCGATGAAGAAAATTTAGAATAATTATTCTAAATTGTGTCTTTTACAGATGGATGTAACATTGGACAGTCACATGTAAATCCAAAGCTGAAAAAACTCGTTAGTGTGTTGTTGATACCTACTAAGCTTTGAATCTAAAAAACTATAAATCAAAGCTATGAGAAGTTTACAGGAAGGGTCACTACTTTTTAGGAATATATTAGAAAcacattagaaaatatttttcttcttgttaccGTGAATCCTATACTTGAAAGCTGCATTAAGAGAAAGCCATGCAAGTGTTACAACCTCAGTTGTCATGTGGATACAATAGTTACATAGATAGTATCATTAGCCCCTCACAACCATACATTGAAGGGGCAAATGAGCTCAACTAATTGGAAATCCAATTTCGCCCATAAGTAACATTAGTGAGTTTAAACATCCCACAATGTAACAATCAAAGCTAAATCCTTTTTCCCTGCACCCAGTGGAAGACTAGTAGAATATTAATGGAATGACATTGTTTATGCATAAAGGCAATTGTGTAACAGTTCTGGTTCTCTGGCAAATAATTAGCAGATCTTTCTGGATGAGAATAACAGCACTATCCCCTCCCCACGTATGACTAAATCAGTTTCATCTACGTAAAACCTAGGCAGATGGACATGCAGCCACCATACCTTTGCTTTTTAGTGGAATgattactatatatatatatatatatatatatatatatatatatatatatatattatatacaaaaaaaatcaaatcaaagtAGGACATAATGTTCCTAGCACATAGAGGATCAGGCCTGCCTGTTAATTTCATCAAACAATAACCATGTCATTTTCCCTTTGCCTTCAAGCTGTATCATTCTACGTACTTAACTGTAAGAACTCAGTGGCGTgattgaaaattaaatacataaccaaaatatttttttctaagttaaGCACGTGGCTCTGAGTTTCATGAATTCCCTGGGCTGCAGAAATTTAAATCTACATAgtagaaacacagaaaacaagaagtAATTGAAAATTAATTGGAATACTTTAAATAGCTTGAAGTATGATTTGCACATTTTCAATACTATTTAGTGAGATaacattttgactttttgtAGTGATGAAAttatgctgtattttaattctACAGCTACTAAAAGCAGTGGTAGGATCGATTTAGTATTTACAATATTAATTCCCTTTAAGAAAGTAATTAGATCAGCATGATGTTACTAATGTAGTTAGAAACATCAAGTGGGTGGGGTAGTAAAGAAGATGTAATGGTAACTCAAATGATTTCACATTTACAACTAGTTATGTTACAACCTGAATTTCCTGCTGTTGTCATAAGGCAAGTCAACTGGTTAGTCATTCAAGATAGTGTATTAATAGGAAACACTATCTATTGATCCTGGAGTGAATTGTTATTTCAGTTACATGATGTAAATCTGGAGTTACTTCACTTAGGTCAGTGGAATGATGCTTGAAACACTgctgaagcaaacaaaatcttGGCTAGAGTCAATATTTGTAAAGGAAGTACAGAAAcatttctacttatttttttttctgcataaagtTTTAGATATAGATACATTAGAAATGCACATATATGACTGCTTATGACTGCTTCTGAAACTTTCTATATCACCTACATTCAGTGGTTAGAACAGACTCAACTGAAAAGTTCATTGttatcatttctattttcagcAAACCCAGATAATGAAATGCAGCTGATGattagctaaaaaaaaaaaaaaaaaaaaaggtgggatCCTGTATTTTCGTATTCCTAGCAAGGTCCTTAGCAAGGCTACGTTGTGCTTTGATTTACAGTTCACAAGTCTTCTCTACAATAAGAATAAAGGAATGACAGTTATTTGAAAAATGGCttgaacaaacatttttctctgtgccTCGAGATGTATTTGCATCATTTAACTCTGAGGCCACATTATTTTAATCAGAGACAGAATAAACAACCCCGAATCTCCTTGATCCAGAAACACACTCACACAGacgttttcctttctcccagtgTGTTACAGTGGGGTAGGAGTGGGGGCtaaggggagaaagagagagggaacgggaagaaagcaaattcacACAACTTCTGGGATCAAAGAGAGCTGGCAGAAATGCGGCTCCTCCAAACACGCTACGTGCTGGGAGGCGCTGGGCTGGCTCAGCAGAGACTGCGTGCGGGCACTTCGCCTGGGGAGaggcggcagccccgcggcggggagtTGGGGCCGGGACGCGCTTACCGAACTGCTGCTGGCTGGCCGCGATTGGAGCCATGTTGGCGGCGTGCGCTGTCCGGGGTGCTGGAGCCGCTCTCCGGGGTGCTGGGGACGCTCTCCGGGGTGCTGGAGCCGCTGTCCCGGGTGCTGGGGCCACTGTCCGGGGAGCGGGAGTCGCTGTCCGGGGAGCGGGAGCCGCTGCCCGGGGTGCCGAGCGCCCTGCCCGCTGTGGCTAAAGCGCTGGCTTGGTGTCCCCCGGCTCTTCGCTCTCACAGCGCCCGGACAGCCGTCTTTTCcagggtggtttttttttttttttttttttttttttaataataataataaaaaaaagcaaaacaaaacccgGAGACACGAGCGGTGGggaaggtggaggaggaggctgcgagggggctggaggagagagggggagg is a window of Rhea pennata isolate bPtePen1 chromosome Z, bPtePen1.pri, whole genome shotgun sequence DNA encoding:
- the SYT4 gene encoding synaptotagmin-4; protein product: MAPIAASQQQFDEIPTVVGIFSAFGLVFSVSLFAWICCQRKSSKSNKTPPYKFVHVLKGVDIYPENLNSKKKFGADEKSETKNKSVMPKNSLHLDLEKRDLNGNFPKTTPKIQSSPDLENLSPKHFTERKKDSVSPDSLKSTTSLSSEEKQDKLGTLFFSLEYNFEKKAFVVNIKEARGLPAMDEQSMTSDPYIKMTILPEKKHKVKTRVLRKTLDPAFDETFTFYGIPYSQIQDLTLHFMILSFDRFSRDDVIGEVLIPLAGIELSEGRMLMDREIIKRNVRKSSGRGELLISLCYQSTTNTLTVVVLKARHLPKSDVSGLSDPYVKVNLYHAKKRISKKKTHVKKCTPNAVFNELFVFDIPCEGLDDISIEFLVLDSDRGSRNEVIGRLTLGSSAEGTAGEHWKEICEYPRRQIAKWHMLCDG